The nucleotide sequence TTGATTTAATAGAAAAAGAAGTTGGAACTGAAAAAACAAAGGACAAATATATTTTTGATACTAAGGATACTAGTAGAGGTAAAATATTTGATGATTTTTCAAGTTTAAAAAACATAGATTTTAGAGTTATAGGACAGGTATTTGATAGTTTTATTCTGGTTGAAAGAAATAATCTTTTAGAAATATATGATCAACATATAATACATGAAAGAATACTATACGAAAAATTGAAGCAAGAATACTATAGTCACTCTATGACTAAACAGAATCTTTTAGTTCCTATAAGATTTGAGCTAGATCCAAGAGAAAAGCAACTAGCACTTGAAAACACTGAAATCTTTTCAAGTTTTGGTTTTGATATAGATGATTTTGAAAAGAATGAAATTCTATTGAGAACCACTCCAACTATGGATTTAAGAGATAGTTATGAAAATATAATAAAAGAAATTTTAGATAATATTTCTAAAAATAAGGATAAGGATATCAGAGAAAATATTATAGTATCTATGTCTTGCAAGGGTGCTATAAAAGCCAATCATAAATTAACTATAGAAGAGATGTATTCCATGGTAGCAAAGCTTCATGAAGTTGGAGAGTACACTTGTCCACATGGAAGACCTATAATAGTAAAGATGTCTTTACTAGATTTAGAGAAACTTTTTAAAAGAAAATAAGGTGGTAACTTGAATATAAATATTATTTGTATAGGAAAAATTAAAGATAAATATATTAATGAAGGTATTGCTGAATTTTCAAAGAGAATGACAAGTTTTGCAAATCTCAATATCATTGAATTAAAAGAATATAACAAAGAAGATAATATGAATATTTCAATAGACAAAGAAAGCCAAGATATATTAAAACAGCTTTCAAAGACTAATTCTCACAATATTCTTTTAGATTTAAATGGTAAAGAATTAAGCTCAGAAGACATGTCTGAATATATTGAGGACTTAAAAAATAAGGGTACAAGTAGTATAAATTTCATTATTGGTGGTTCTAATGGAGTAAATAAAGAGCTTAAAAATTCAGTTGATATGAAATTGAAATTTTCACACTTTACCTTTCCTCATCAACTTATGAGACTTATTCTTTTAGAGCAAGTCTATAGATGGTTTGCAATATCTAATAATATAAAATATCATAAATAGGAGGTTGGAATCATAAAACGAAATTTTATTCTAACAACAAAAGATAGCTATGATGAAGAATGTGTTGAAGAATTAGTAGGAGAAATTGAAGGTGAATTAAAAGAAGATTTAGAAAATATAAAATTTTCTTTGGAGAATGCTGAATATAAATACTTTATTAGCTTGATAGAAAAGGAAATATTTTTAATTAGAAATTCAGGAACTAATTTAAATATACACTTAAAATTTAATGGTGAAAAAAATAATTTTTTTTATGAAGTTGGGAATTTCAAACAAAATTTTCTTGTATTAGGGGAAAAATATTCATATAATAAAGAGAAAGGAATATTTCAATTTTCTTATACATTATTTGATATAAATCACAATGAAATAAATAAGATTGAAATAGCTATAAGGCATATTTAATGGAGGGAGAGATAAATGTTAAAAAAATTAGCTATAACTTTGGTGGCAGTAGTTTTTGTAGGTTGTTATAATTTAGATAATATTGGTGGCAAAAGTAGTGGAGGCTCTATAAGAGAAATTGAAATAGCTGGTTCTCAACAAACAGGTGGAACTACTGCTTCTAGTCCTAATACTACAAATGTTGGAACAGTTGAAACTAAACCACAACAGGAAGAAAAAATTATATCTGTAGATGTTAATGATGAAAATGTCAACGACTATCTAACTATTATAAAAGCAAATTTAAGAACTTCTGCAAAAAAAGTAGATGACAATATAAAAAATCAATATACTGTTCCTATAGGAGAAACTTTAGTTTTCCCTGTTGATAATGAAAAAGCTATAAAACTTTCAACTTCTCCCAAAAATGCTAATCCAAAAATTAGTCTTACAAATGGAAAAGTTACTTTTAGAACTGTATATCAAGGGCAATATGTTTTATCAACTTATGTTAATGGAAGTGTAAATAGAAAAATTACAGTATCTGCTTTGTCTAAATATAATTTTGATGAAAAAGATCTTTATAAATTAATATTACAAGATTCAGAAAAAAGAGATAAGGATGTAGAAAATGCTGTTACTCTTTATAAAATGCTATACCCAGCTGGAAAATATTCGAAAGAAGTCAATTATTTATTCTTAAAATATGCTTATGAAATAAAAAACAACTCTCTTATAAATGAAGCTTTAGCTGGTGTAAAAAATGATTTTTCTTCTTACTCTGACAGTGAAAAAGCAACTATATTAAGAGCAGCAAAATTAGCAAATAAGAGTATTTTTATACCTTCTGAAGTTTATAACACTAATAATTCAGAATTAAAAAATGCTTTAGATGAATATAACAATAGTAATTCTAGTAGAACTATAGATAAGACTGTATCTACTCCTGTAGATAATAGAACTGTAGAAAAAAATAAAAATAAAGAAGAAGAAACTTCTGTTGTGGACTATGCAAAAGAAAAAGTTAGATCAGTTATTGGTGGAATTTCTGGTACAACCAGTACAGCCTCTACAGTAGGTTCTGCTAAGTCTAAAGCTACTAATTCAACTGAATCTTATTATGATAAGGGAATGAAAAATTTAAACTCTAATCCTAAAGTTGCTATAGATAATTTTAAAAAATCACTTTCTAGTGAAAAAATACAAGACAAAAAACCAGAAATTTATTATAATATAGCAAGTTCGTATGCTAAACTTGGTAATAGAGTTGAAGTTACAAAATATATAAGACTTTTAAAACAAGAATTTCCGAGCAGTTCTTGGGCAAAGAAAAGTGAAGCACTTTCAAATTTAATAAAATAACTTTTTAGGAGGATACAAGGTATGGAAAAATATTTTGACAGATTAGAGAAAGAACCTCTAATTGCTGAAAGATGGAAAAAAATTGAAGAATTGGAAAGCTATGGAATTAAAGCTTTTGGTAGTAAATACGATAAGCAAATAATGATAGGAGATATATTAAAACATAATCCTGAAGAAAATTTAAAATTTAAAACTGCTGGAAGAATAATGTCTTTAAGAGGTAAAGGAAAAGTTTACTTTGCTCATATAGAAGACCAATCAGGAAAAATTCAAATTTACATAAAAAAAGATGAATTAGGTGAAGAAGAATTTGACCATATAGTTAAAATGCTTAATGTTGGAGATATTATAGGTGTTGAAGGAGAATTATTCATAACTCATACTGAAGAGCTAACTTTAAGAGTTAAATCTATCAGCCTTCTTACTAAAAATGTAAGATCTCTTCCTGAAAAGTATCATGGATTAACAGATGTTGAAATTAGATATAGAAAAAGATATGTTGACTTAATAATGAACCCAGATGTTAGAAGCACTTTTATTAAAAGAACTCAAATAATAAAAGCTGTTAGAAAATATCTAGATGACAGAGGATTCTTAGAAGTAGAAACTCCTTTAATGCACCCAATTTTAGGAGGAGCTGCTGCTAAACCTTTCGTAACTCACCACAATGCTTTAAATCTTGATCTATTCTTAAGAATAGCTCCTGAACTATATTTAAAAAAATTAATAGTTGGAGGATTTGAAAGAGTTTATGAATTAGGAAGAAACTTTAGAAATGAAGGAATTTCTACAAGACATAATCCTGAATTTACTATGATAGAGCTATACCAATCTCATGCTAACTTCAATGATATGATGGATCTGTGTGAAGGAATAATCTCATCTGTATGTCAAGAAGTTAATGGAACAACTGATATTGAATATGATGGAGTTCAATTATCTCTAAAGAATTTCCAAAGAGTGCATATGGTTGATATGATAAAAGATGTTACAGGAGTTGATTTCTGGCAAGAAATGACTTTCGAAGAAGCTAAAAAATTAGCTAAAGAACACCATGTTGAAGTTGCAGACCATATGGATAGTGTTGGACATGTTATAAATGAATTCTTTGAACAAAAATGTGAAGAAAGAGTAGTTCAACCAACATTTGTATATGGACACCCTGTTGAAATATCTCCACTTGCTAAGAGAAATGAAAAAAATCCAAATTTCACAGATAGATTTGAATTATTTATTAATAAAAGAGAATATGCTAATGCCTTCACAGAATTAAATGACCCTGCTGACCAAAGAGGAAGATTTGAGGCTCAAGTTGAAGAAGCATTACGTGGTAATGAGGAAGCAACACCAGAAATAGATGAAAGTTTCGTAGAAGCTCTTGAATATGGTTTACCACCTACAGGTGGAATGGGAATTGGTATAGACAGACTTGTAATGTTACTTACAGGTGCTCCATCTATAAGAGATGTAATTCTTTTCCCACAAATGAAACCAAGAGATTAATAAACAATTTTTTAGAGTGGAACTTGTTTCCACTCTTTCTATTTGTATATATTTTATTTTTATTTTTTTGGAGGTTATATGCTTAGAGAGTTTATGTTAATTTTTACAATTAACTATGTTGGAATGCTACTGTCAAAGATTTTACATCTTCCTTTACCAGGAACTATAGTATCTTTGTTATTGCTATTCTTTATGTTACAATTTAAAGTTTTAAAATTAGAAAAAATTGAAAATGCTGGAAATTTCCTACTATTGAATATGACTATATTCTTTATGCCACCTACAGTTAAAATCATAGATTCATATGAATTATTAGAAAAAGATCTTTTTAAAATTATAGTAATTATAATAGTTTCAACATTTTTGACTATGGGTATAACAGGGAAAGTTGTACAACTGATGATAGATTTTAAAGAAAGGAAAGAGAAAAAATAATGAAAGAGATAATTGTTAGTAATTTATTTTTTGGTTTAATTTTAAGTTATTTTGCACTTGAAATTGGAAAATGGGTGTTTAAGAAAACTCAAACTCCTTTGTGTAATCCTTTTTTAATAGGAACTATTATAGTTATTGTCATATTAAAAATTTTTAATATTTCAACTGATGACTATTATAAGGGGGCAGGAATGATACTTTTCCTATTGGGTCCTGCTACAGTAGCCCTTGCTATCCCTCTATATAAAAAATGGAATCTATTCAAAAAATTCTTTGTTCCTGTTATGACTGGTGCAATTGTAGG is from Fusobacterium periodonticum 1_1_41FAA and encodes:
- a CDS encoding CidA/LrgA family protein — protein: MLREFMLIFTINYVGMLLSKILHLPLPGTIVSLLLLFFMLQFKVLKLEKIENAGNFLLLNMTIFFMPPTVKIIDSYELLEKDLFKIIVIIIVSTFLTMGITGKVVQLMIDFKERKEKK
- the lysS gene encoding lysine--tRNA ligase, whose protein sequence is MEKYFDRLEKEPLIAERWKKIEELESYGIKAFGSKYDKQIMIGDILKHNPEENLKFKTAGRIMSLRGKGKVYFAHIEDQSGKIQIYIKKDELGEEEFDHIVKMLNVGDIIGVEGELFITHTEELTLRVKSISLLTKNVRSLPEKYHGLTDVEIRYRKRYVDLIMNPDVRSTFIKRTQIIKAVRKYLDDRGFLEVETPLMHPILGGAAAKPFVTHHNALNLDLFLRIAPELYLKKLIVGGFERVYELGRNFRNEGISTRHNPEFTMIELYQSHANFNDMMDLCEGIISSVCQEVNGTTDIEYDGVQLSLKNFQRVHMVDMIKDVTGVDFWQEMTFEEAKKLAKEHHVEVADHMDSVGHVINEFFEQKCEERVVQPTFVYGHPVEISPLAKRNEKNPNFTDRFELFINKREYANAFTELNDPADQRGRFEAQVEEALRGNEEATPEIDESFVEALEYGLPPTGGMGIGIDRLVMLLTGAPSIRDVILFPQMKPRD
- the rlmH gene encoding 23S rRNA (pseudouridine(1915)-N(3))-methyltransferase RlmH, which gives rise to MNINIICIGKIKDKYINEGIAEFSKRMTSFANLNIIELKEYNKEDNMNISIDKESQDILKQLSKTNSHNILLDLNGKELSSEDMSEYIEDLKNKGTSSINFIIGGSNGVNKELKNSVDMKLKFSHFTFPHQLMRLILLEQVYRWFAISNNIKYHK
- a CDS encoding tetratricopeptide repeat protein, which translates into the protein MLKKLAITLVAVVFVGCYNLDNIGGKSSGGSIREIEIAGSQQTGGTTASSPNTTNVGTVETKPQQEEKIISVDVNDENVNDYLTIIKANLRTSAKKVDDNIKNQYTVPIGETLVFPVDNEKAIKLSTSPKNANPKISLTNGKVTFRTVYQGQYVLSTYVNGSVNRKITVSALSKYNFDEKDLYKLILQDSEKRDKDVENAVTLYKMLYPAGKYSKEVNYLFLKYAYEIKNNSLINEALAGVKNDFSSYSDSEKATILRAAKLANKSIFIPSEVYNTNNSELKNALDEYNNSNSSRTIDKTVSTPVDNRTVEKNKNKEEETSVVDYAKEKVRSVIGGISGTTSTASTVGSAKSKATNSTESYYDKGMKNLNSNPKVAIDNFKKSLSSEKIQDKKPEIYYNIASSYAKLGNRVEVTKYIRLLKQEFPSSSWAKKSEALSNLIK